Proteins co-encoded in one Papaver somniferum cultivar HN1 chromosome 5, ASM357369v1, whole genome shotgun sequence genomic window:
- the LOC113281244 gene encoding uncharacterized protein LOC113281244: protein MRSNSSIAKEVASSTIDSSAGEISNEESEIDSKLAKISGTMERDLSPDTDDPSTVLVTDDEAKEAVMNSEVSQTKISPSSNGGCIVKEVKEVLVIHLEIADPSVSITSFPVATEESFTSPTKKSLAAAVCPSESVENLIHDESVTTVLVTDEEAKEAVMNLEVSQAKIPSPNEGCIFREVKEVLVVHPEIADPSVSITSFGVATEENFSNPTENSPTVPEIADPSVSVTSFGVATEENFTNPTEKSSAVAGCPSDSVENLIHDNPTNPIRVLVTDEEAKDAVMNSEVSQARISPCPNEGCIVREVKKVLAVRLEIADPSVSVTSFGVVATEENFTNPTEKSPTVAVCPFESVENLIHEETENSAGDPSDGHSQSLSLDEGDCILEQQSDSFVVSPPDCFIVTNSQTDNAEANLGGSVSDGTSLSLKDVIDVQGTNTQATQGTNSHRISTDRFDPSSPTSFVKSRNEGDLKSASSEFQILTTRGEKKNGISFISRIGSIVKSKKVKTKQNDDGHLPKIVNSTTANKQKKRDSPARKMKFRVPFMCGGLL, encoded by the exons ATGAGATCAAACAGTTCCATCGCTAAAGAAGTAGCATCATCTACTATTGATTCTTCAGCTGGTGAAATCTCTAATGAGGAATCTGAGATAGATTCCAAATTGGCTAAGATCAGTGGTACTATGGAACGGGACCTTTCACCAGATACTGATGATCCTTCTACAGTTTTAGTGACAGATGATGAAGCCAAGGAAGCAGTAATGAACTCAGAAGTTTCCCAGACCAAAATTTCACCTAGTTCTAATGGAGGTTGCATAGTCAAAGAAGTGAAAGAAGTCTTAGTTATTCATCTGGAAATTGCTGATCCTAGTGTAAGTATAACCAGCTTTCCAGTAGCTACTGAGGAAAGTTTCACCAGTCCTACAAAAAAATCCCTGGCAGCTGCAGTTTGTCCTTCTGAATCTGTTGAGAATTTAATCCATGATGAATCTGTCACTACGGTTTTAGTGACAGATGAAGAAGCCAAGGAAGCAGTAATGAATTTAGAAGTTTCCCAAGCTAAAATCCCTAGTCCTAATGAAGGTTGCATTTTCAGAGAAGTGAAGGAAGTCTTAGTTGTTCATCCAGAAATTGCTGATCCTAGTGTAAGTATAACCAGCTTTGGAGTAGCTACTGAGGAAAATTTCAGCAATCCTACAGAAAATTCCCCGACAGTTCCAGAAATTGCTGATCCTAGTGTAAGTGTAACTAGCTTTGGAGTAGCTACTGAGGAAAATTTCACCAATCCCACCGAAAAATCCTCGGCAGTTGCAGGTTGTCCCTCCGACTCTGTTGAGAATTTAATCCATGATAATCCTACTAATCCAATTAGAGTTTTAGTGACAGATGAAGAAGCCAAGGATGCAGTAATGAACTCAGAAGTTTCCCAAGCTAGAATTTCCCCTTGTCCTAATGAAGGTTGCATTGTTAGGGAAGTGAAAAAAGTGTTAGCTGTTCGTCTGGAAATTGCTGATCCTAGCGTAAGTGTAACCAGCTTTGGAGTAGTTGCTACTGAGGAAAATTTCACCAATCCCACAGAAAAATCCCCGACAGTTGCAGTTTGTCCCTTTGAATCTGTTGAGAATTTAATCCATGAAGAGACTGAAAATTCTGCTGGAGACCCATCTGATGGTCACTCTCAATCGTTATCGTTGGATGAGGGTGATTGCATTCTGGAACAACAATCTGATAGTTTTGTTGTTAGTCCTCCAGATTGCTTCATCGTTACAAATAGTCAAACTGATAACGCGGAGGCAAATCTGGGGGGTTCTGTTTCAg ATGGAACGTCTCTTTCTTTGAAAGATGTGATTGATGTACAAGGAACCAATACCCAGGCAACGCAAGGAACTAACTCACACAGAATAAGCACCGACAGATTTGATCCATCTTCTCCCACATCCTTCGTCAAATCCCGAAATGAAGGAGACCTAAAATCTGCTTCTTCTGAATTCCAGATTCTAACTACTCGAGGAGAGAAGAAGAATGGTATTTCGTTCATAAGTCGCATTGGGTCAATAGTCAAAAGCAAGAAGGTGAAAACCAAACAAAATGATGATGGCCACTTACCCAAGATTGTGAATTCTACAACTGCCAACAAACAGAAGAAAAGGGATTCCCCTGCTCGGAAAATGAAATTTCGGGTACCATTCATGTGCGGTGGTCTGCTGTAA